A DNA window from Ostrea edulis chromosome 5, xbOstEdul1.1, whole genome shotgun sequence contains the following coding sequences:
- the LOC125652017 gene encoding probable G-protein coupled receptor 139 isoform X2, which produces MTMSLNASTDGNLTTPLYTESTPLSFNYTNNNLYRTFCPEAVAVDKYVTPYTYVIGFPGNIFSLIIWLQRRMRNSSGYYLAALALVDLVFLSLQVIYELNEKWEVKCLDLPFVCEFYPIVFLTSQYLSPLLVLSFTVERYISICHPFKRETWCTTTRAKLVIIGTTFGCLCINSIQGYFWSYDSENKTCLLRGKVIENGTQSFWAIWTWCVEAFVFLLVPLSILYFNIHVIVEARRLSKFEQCTLHTRTHRNSATTVMLLAVSFYQIFTTLPVTIVVTLYYTFPPGQLNDLPTITDAWKAHFQYYWAKTIIEEIGLTHYAGNFYIYMLTGKIFRQEFKKLMRPLIGGLKVKLTNTSMTEYSTVRTGSVKHKRELTVRMCNGNANGHPIDSTESEPVLNSSETQL; this is translated from the coding sequence ATGACAATGTCACTGAATGCGTCTACTGACGGCAACCTAACCACGCCTCTTTATACTGAATCCACCCCTTTATCCTTTAACTACACCAATAACAATTTGTACCGCACGTTTTGTCCCGAAGCAGTAGCTGTTGACAAATACGTTACCCCATACACGTACGTCATTGGGTTTCCCGGAAACATTTTCTCTCTGATTATATGGCTCCAGCGGCGCATGCGGAATTCCTCTGGATATTACCTTGCTGCCCTGGCCCTTGTGGACCTAGTGTTTTTGTCACTGCAAGTGATATACGAACTCAATGAGAAATGGGAAGTGAAGTGCCTGGATTTACCTTTCGTTTGTGAATTTTACCCCATCGTATTTTTGACGTCTCAGTATCTGTCCCCTCTCCTTGTCTTGTCTTTTACCGTCGAGCGATACATAAGTATCTGTCACCCATTTAAAAGAGAGACCTGGTGCACAACGACAAGAGCTAAATTAGTGATCATCGGTACAACATTTGGTTGTTTATGCATAAACAGCATTCAAGGCTACTTTTGGTCTTACGACTCGGAGAACAAAACATGCCTTCTTCGAGGAAAGGTGATTGAAAATGGAACCCAATCCTTCTGGGCAATATGGACATGGTGTGTGGAGGCGTTTGTGTTTCTGTTAGTGCCGTTGTCCATTctgtatttcaatattcatgtaATTGTGGAAGCAAGAAGACTTTCAAAGTTTGAACAGTGCACGTTACATACACGTACTCATCGAAATTCTGCCACGACAGTTATGTTATTGGCCGTTTCATTTTACCAAATATTCACAACACTTCCGGTGACAATCGTTGTGACCTTATATTATACCTTTCCTCCGGGTCAGTTAAACGATTTGCCCACAATTACCGATGCATGGAAGGCCCATTTCCAGTATTACTGGGCAAAAACGATAATCGAGGAAATAGGTTTGACTCATTATGCGGGGAACTTCTACATTTACATGCTAACTGGCAAAATTTTCAGACAGGAGTTCAAAAAACTTATGCGGCCATTGATTGGTGGATTGAAGGTAAAACTTACTAATACTTCAATGACCGAATATTCAACTGTCCGAACCGGAAGTGTTAAGCATAAAAGGGAACTTACAGTGCGCATGTGTAATGGGAATGCCAATGGTCACCCCATTGACTCTACCGAGAGTGAACCAGTTCTGAACTCCTCGGAAACGCAACTGTAA
- the LOC125652017 gene encoding probable G-protein coupled receptor 139 isoform X1, with the protein MGLLDSLKMTMSLNASTDGNLTTPLYTESTPLSFNYTNNNLYRTFCPEAVAVDKYVTPYTYVIGFPGNIFSLIIWLQRRMRNSSGYYLAALALVDLVFLSLQVIYELNEKWEVKCLDLPFVCEFYPIVFLTSQYLSPLLVLSFTVERYISICHPFKRETWCTTTRAKLVIIGTTFGCLCINSIQGYFWSYDSENKTCLLRGKVIENGTQSFWAIWTWCVEAFVFLLVPLSILYFNIHVIVEARRLSKFEQCTLHTRTHRNSATTVMLLAVSFYQIFTTLPVTIVVTLYYTFPPGQLNDLPTITDAWKAHFQYYWAKTIIEEIGLTHYAGNFYIYMLTGKIFRQEFKKLMRPLIGGLKVKLTNTSMTEYSTVRTGSVKHKRELTVRMCNGNANGHPIDSTESEPVLNSSETQL; encoded by the coding sequence ATGACAATGTCACTGAATGCGTCTACTGACGGCAACCTAACCACGCCTCTTTATACTGAATCCACCCCTTTATCCTTTAACTACACCAATAACAATTTGTACCGCACGTTTTGTCCCGAAGCAGTAGCTGTTGACAAATACGTTACCCCATACACGTACGTCATTGGGTTTCCCGGAAACATTTTCTCTCTGATTATATGGCTCCAGCGGCGCATGCGGAATTCCTCTGGATATTACCTTGCTGCCCTGGCCCTTGTGGACCTAGTGTTTTTGTCACTGCAAGTGATATACGAACTCAATGAGAAATGGGAAGTGAAGTGCCTGGATTTACCTTTCGTTTGTGAATTTTACCCCATCGTATTTTTGACGTCTCAGTATCTGTCCCCTCTCCTTGTCTTGTCTTTTACCGTCGAGCGATACATAAGTATCTGTCACCCATTTAAAAGAGAGACCTGGTGCACAACGACAAGAGCTAAATTAGTGATCATCGGTACAACATTTGGTTGTTTATGCATAAACAGCATTCAAGGCTACTTTTGGTCTTACGACTCGGAGAACAAAACATGCCTTCTTCGAGGAAAGGTGATTGAAAATGGAACCCAATCCTTCTGGGCAATATGGACATGGTGTGTGGAGGCGTTTGTGTTTCTGTTAGTGCCGTTGTCCATTctgtatttcaatattcatgtaATTGTGGAAGCAAGAAGACTTTCAAAGTTTGAACAGTGCACGTTACATACACGTACTCATCGAAATTCTGCCACGACAGTTATGTTATTGGCCGTTTCATTTTACCAAATATTCACAACACTTCCGGTGACAATCGTTGTGACCTTATATTATACCTTTCCTCCGGGTCAGTTAAACGATTTGCCCACAATTACCGATGCATGGAAGGCCCATTTCCAGTATTACTGGGCAAAAACGATAATCGAGGAAATAGGTTTGACTCATTATGCGGGGAACTTCTACATTTACATGCTAACTGGCAAAATTTTCAGACAGGAGTTCAAAAAACTTATGCGGCCATTGATTGGTGGATTGAAGGTAAAACTTACTAATACTTCAATGACCGAATATTCAACTGTCCGAACCGGAAGTGTTAAGCATAAAAGGGAACTTACAGTGCGCATGTGTAATGGGAATGCCAATGGTCACCCCATTGACTCTACCGAGAGTGAACCAGTTCTGAACTCCTCGGAAACGCAACTGTAA